The Gossypium arboreum isolate Shixiya-1 chromosome 4, ASM2569848v2, whole genome shotgun sequence DNA segment agcccttatgttaTACATCCTAGTGGgaataaaatatatcaaaatctaCGAGAGTTGTACTAgtggccagggttgaagcgtgaagttacTGACTTCGTTGCTCACTGTTTGACTTGTtagtaggttaaggctgagcatcagttacttTCAGGTTTGCTGCAGCCTATAAAGATACCGTTAGTgaaatgggagcgagtaacgatggacttcgttagtaggttgcctctaacacccactaagaggAATtctgtatgggtcatcgtggattgattgaccaagtctgctcacttcatTCCGGTCAGGACGGACTTCTCTTTGCAAAAACTGGCTAAACTCTACATTTCTGAAATAGTAAGGCTACATGGGGTACCTGTCtcgatcatctctgatagggatcctcattTTATGTCTCGGTTCTGTAAGAAGCTTCATGAAGCTCTGGGTTCaagattagacttcagtactgctttccatcctcaaatagatggtcagtcggagagggtgattcagatactggaggatatgttaaggagcTACGTTATTGGtttccgaggcagttgggaggagtacttgtcATTAGTagagttcgcttacaataacagctatcagtctagtatacagatggcaccttacgaggcactgtatTGTCGTAAGTGTCACATTCCATtatgctggactgagttgggcgagtgAGGTATTTTGGGTCCAGAATTGGTTTCAGAAACTGAGGATATGGTCCGTTTGATTTGAGATCGACTAAAAGCTACTTTTGATAGGTAAAAGGCCTATGCAGATATGAAGCATCGAGAGATAGAATATTCCGTGGGAGATCTAATTTTCTTTAAAGTCTCGCCATAGAAGAAGATTCTGAGGTTCGGTCGCAAGGACAAGTTGAGTCTTCAGTTTATTGAGTCATACCGAATTCTAAAACAAGTGGGGCCAGTTGCATACCAATTGGAGCTATCTCCAGAATTAGATCGTATACATGATATTTTCTATGTTTCGATGTTGAggcgctaccgctctgatcctaTGCACATTGTTCCTgtagaggagattgaggttaggccagatctaacATTTGAGGAGGAGCTGGTTCAGATTTTAAATCATGACGTTAAGGTCCTACGAAGGAATTCTATCCccttagtgaaggtgttatggcagaatcatagcactgaggaggccacgtgggagcctgaggatgcgatATGGCAGCAATATTTTCACCTATTTTGATCAagaaaatttcgaggccgaaattttccttttgggggtagagttgtaacacccctaaatctTATTAATTTGTTTCTATAAGTTTTGACACACAAGTGTGTATtttctttagtggttaagtgttctgggtgtgtgtgagaggttcaAAGTTCAAGTCCTAGCTTTGGCGAATTTTGCTTTTTTCTGAATTAAGCCTTAACTTCTAGTCAGCAggcttatattaaaatatttgtaatttcatatcTGAATGGGCCTGCTATGCTGGTGGTTAAGACatgtgttggtgtgttggaggtctggagttcgaaTCCCTACGCGAGCGAGGGAAGAttaattttgtttgaaactaCAATAGAGTTCCAAAGGTAGTAGAATTCTAAGTAGTTACCAAAGATGGGTCTAGTGGAGGAAATTAAGGGATTGAAGGGGTTTACCAAATcggtttagtttttattttttttcaaactttAGTTTTCACGAAATTCTCTTTTGGTTCTAACTTTAGTTGCCTTTCTCTCTTTCATCTCTGCCAAAATTtcttcttttatctttcttttttttcgtaCCTGGTTTCATCTTTGCTGTTCAAAACGGTTCATTGTTGTCCAATCGAGTATTGTGCAAATTCGGTAAGTAGTTTTGGTGCCTTGAAGTTTTGGTTTTTAAGTTAATAATTGAGATTTTTTGTTAACTGTTTTGACAGCTAGAAATCTGGTGTGAAGCTGTTCTAGTGTCGAATTGTAGTGGGAAGCGTTCGTGGTTCTCAAGGTAAGGGTTTTGTACTCGAAAAGTGTCTAATCTGTTTTGGGGTTTTGGTTCAATTTGATCGTTTAAGAGATTAACTGAGTAAAACATGTTCAATTATAGGCTTGGGTTTGCTCGGAAGTGATTACGCATCAAAAACGAACCAGGTGTTGACCCGAAAATACAGAAAATGAGAAATGGTGAAAGCTGAAAAACTATTCTGTCgacaccacatgggcgtgttgtcgcccgtgtggtaggccacgtggtcgcccgtgtggtaggccgtgtagcAGTACACGGCCGTGCGAGAGGGACACAACCATGTGGTGGCCAGGTGAAgccgtatgggccacacgggtgaaccacacgagcgtatgggattctgggccaaggccaatttaggccgtgtgggccacacaggctagCCACATGGGCTTTGAGcccatttttttgaaataatCTGTAAAGTTGCACTGGTCGTCCAACTCGACTGTgacctaccgtagggtcggtaagcattacttagactcCTAATTTTGTGATATGATTATGTgatgtatgtattaagcatgttaCTCTTAGCATGCGTATATGACCAATTGTATGATCTGTTAAGTTACATTATAGCATGTCAtatttgtatgatgcattgcatcggggtggggTTAGTGTTATAATGGAAGAAGTGTTttaaaaggctcttaagcctgatatctggcagcacagttgcaattatctgattatgtgttGCATTTCGATACAGCACGGTGTGTTAGGAtggatgggtcgattttatccccacatggtgtgttgggttgaacagagttggtgtgtagggctggtgggCATGATTCTATTATTTTGTTCTGTTATGCATGTGATatctgatatgggctaaggcccagttcgCATCTGATTCTGTATCTAAGTGGACTAAGGTTCACACCAATTCTGTAAAGGGCTCAGACCCGGATTATCTGTTATTTGGATATATGACTGACTTATGCTACTGTGTATATCttctatggggattacacactgagtttgtgaaaactcacccttttctgtttaatctgtggaggtaatccccagacttgattGATCGGTGCAGCGAATGGCTCAACGGtgaccacactatcgaactactTATTTACAGTTTTTGCGGTTACATTGCTTATTTCTTGTTGGTATTTTATGTATGATGGACTTTGAGACTATTtggtttttaatttgggattttgaacTGTTGATTATGGATTTATAAACTGCAACGCAACAAAGTATGATTTTCCTAAAATAAACTAAGATTTTTCTTAAATGAAAcagttttaaaaaattatttgggTTTCAAAGGCTTCCacgtaaaaaaaatattttaaataaaatcaatTAGAACACGGTTTCTCCAAACTAGGTAAAAGTCAATAATTGGAATGATTTGAAGGTcaatgcgttttcaaaaacactctcatgtgacatcgccagattcggctataacttccaggccgggtttagggtgttacatttcaagcattctaagacgtatatatgaaaaaaaataagaagatatGAGTGAGCCATCATAGAATACTTAAGAAAATAACTCGAAAAACACTATTGAAGCAAAttttcatcaagattgaagatttccaatttatttcttaataagttataatgagttttttttttattttttttggttatattgtatcttggatgtttttattttgaaatatgaactaattttctaaatatttaAGGAGATGAGCCCTGTGATGGATTAcgtcatttgatttttattttacgtaataaatacttaatttcttattctcaattatgtgtgtttaattttttatttgatatttCTAAAGTATTAAtctatgtttgatgtgcttaaatcggAGGTTGAATAggccttgtttaagagtagatcttgcgtaattgagtggagttacatgcaatcctataaataggatgacataaatctaccgaattATAGTCAAGTATAATAGGAGAATCTATAACACTAGTTAGTGTGATAATAGGATTTTTAagtagaaagaaatttcaattaatcaacctagggtcaGTTGCTCTTATACTCAAAAGAGATATtagtataatttagggatttttatggATCAATATACAAAGTAAAGAAATTGCGTAAATAGATTGATAGtgacagatgaaatctaggtggattcttttctGGGTATTGTTTTGCTTCTTGGTTATTAATCAATTATTTTCTTGATTTATTTTTTGTTGTAttcgttagttaattaatttagttaattgtaATTTTAATCAATTACTCGAATTAttcagttaaataatagaaagataattattactagtacttttaatttttgtgataatgatatttttattcaccgtaattatactattaattgataaatacacttgttttaataaaattttagttaatattgCGACACACCAACAAAAGAACACAAACAAAAGGAGAGGGAGAGAGTAGTTATTAGTGTACatcaagaaaaatatatatatatctctaaAAAATTGTTTATATCTCTTGTTAAAAGAATATTTTTTTGTGaatttattttactttgtttcctcGAATCAAAACCAACTACCCGATTGGCTAGTTTGTTATTAAAAATTCAtggttttcttttatttatttattcctatgtctacccaaaaataaataaaaatagaactCAACATGAGCCTCACAATCCTTCCAAAAAAATCCATCGAGGGAATCATATGCCGAGATTTCACTCTCCTCTTTTTCCTTTTACTTTTTCCAcactaaaatttgatttttaaaattattaaataatagaaTTTGATTTTTAAAGTTATCTTTAAAATGAAAATCTTATCTtaagtataaaaattaatatttaaattctaaacttataaaaattttaaaataaaataagtcaaATTATACTATTAGATCGTTTATTTTGTGTAAGTTGTGAATTTAGTACCTAttctttaatttgatcaattttaatccttctacttcttgaattttaaaattttagtcctaacTAATTTGTGGCAGTTAAATTTGTTTAGTTAACTTATGCTACTAGTCCTATATTCTGCTTGAAGTTATAGATTTAGTTTATGTCCTTCAACTGGATATttttaatagttatatttttttaatttcgatATTTCAGTCTAAATGCAAACGACGATTGCTAAATCTATTAACTAATTCTTtttatgaataatatatgaaaataataaactgtcataatattagaaatatcacaATATATTTGATGtatcaaattatgaaaataatagaactaaaattttcaaatttttaaaattacaagaATTAAAAATAACAAAGTTAATGTACACTACTTATACAAAGTTTAAGCCCtaataacaaaatttgaccaATAAAACAAGTGTGAGTAACCAAGATTCTAAATACTCTAGAGGGAGTTATGGAAGATGAAGGAACATGGAAGTAAACCACACAAAATGCAGTACTACTTAAATTTAACCTACGTTCGGAAGAAGACACGTAAGATTCTTAGTTGCCATACAAAAACAAGACAACACATGTAAAGTCTTTGACAGAGTGATGACGTGTAAACCAACTCCCCACCCATTCTCTCTTTGGTTTTATTCCCACACATCAACTAAACCCCGCTCCCTTCTCTCTAAAATCTAATCTTTCTATCTTCTCTTTCAACCCTCACCCATCCACCTAAACCCTTTCCCTCCCATTCCGTGAACGTACTACATCCTCAAGACATGAAAAACACGACACCCCAGCAGCCGCCGGAACAACCCAACAAAACTCAGCAGCCAGACCACGATGGAACAAACTCTGAGATGGAAACATGTCATGTGAAGTGTCGTGTGTCTTCACCGGCTCCGGAAGTAGGAGCGGATCATGAGGTTAAAGAAGAAGAAGCAATGAGGGCGGATGAATCTGAAGAAGACAATGGACGGGAGAAACTGAAGAGGCATAGGATTGAAGTGGCGGGCAATGTTTGGATTCCAGACATATGGGGTCAAGAACAGCTTTTGAAGGATTGGATTGATTGTTCTGCATTTAATGATTCTTTGGTGCCTCATGGGATCATGTCAGCTCGTGCTGCTTTGGTTGAGGATGGAAGAAGAACCAATTCTGGCGGATTTAGAATAGAAAACAggtgttaaatttattattattattattattattattatttccttcGTGTGTTTTAGTTAACCAAaattgagataaaaaaaaaagaggataCATTTTAATAATGGATGGTTTGATTTCATTTTCTGCTTTACGTATGAGATTTGCCAGAGTTATTATGTTgctacttttatattttttattttttatgataaATGAAATTTGATTTAGTTATGTTATGACATTCAAACAggaaaaagaataataaaatatggaatCTAAAGGATATCACTTCACCGACTAATTAAAGATATGATTTCGATTTTATAATCTAATCTTTACCAGCTCATTCAGGACAGAAGACGCAGTATGTGAGGTTAGTCAAAATCATGGTTATCACCAAGAGCACATTGTGGGGGAGAAACTTAGCCCAACCCTCCAACACGGCTGACCTGGTTCAGTGGTGCAAATCATTGGGGGCTTTTCTGAAGATGACAAATTAAGAACTATACTACTTTTTTCTATAAAGCAGTTGTTcgtgcttttcttttcttttctttttctgcatTGGCCAATTTGTTACTAAAATTCATGTCCCATATCGGCCAAAGCAGTCAGTGTCTACCTTGAATCAGCTCGCTGGTGTAATAGACAAGGTGATGCtgtaaataaaaggaaaaagataAGGTGAAATAGGAAAATCCTTTTTTACTACCAATGCTTCGCTTGAAGGTTGGAATCTAAGAGGGTTTTATGGATGAATAACCTTAGCAAAAGGCCAAGGGAGTTCGAAATAGGAAAATTCTAACTCAACAATGTTGTAGGTGGGCTGCTGGTTCAACATGCTTGGCCTAAGTGATGGAGAATACCGTCTAACAGTCAGACTAGTAAAGCTAAAGAAATGGACATTTACTAACAAGTtgcattttattttgattattttctgGATGGTTTTGCTATCATTCAAAGGCAATCATTAGAACATTTCATCAGATGACAAAAAAAGTGCCCATTAACTGAGCCAACTACCAGACTAAAGTATTCAACCATGCATAAAGAAATTATCTATACTTGTGATTTTTATTCATTTCTACTTTTATGCACATGTactgaattttaaaaaataaaaataaaaaatcaaagccTCACGCATTACCTACAATAAAGAATATAATCCTTGTTAATTTCCATGAGAGGGAATCTTACACTAGAGCATCATTGTACTGAATTTACGACCTTGGCATGAGCCGCCTTCATCAATAGCAATTTATATGAAGCTCCATTCATCAATACTAGAACCACAGAATAAACCAATCCGCACCGTAGCCATCTTCATAACCTAAAAAGTATGAAAGTATCCTGGGAAAAACTTTTGATATGCACATCATTCGTTCAATTTTGCTCAAACTTTAAACAATCATCTTCTTAGTGTGAGTTATAATTGCTAACAAACATCAATAGTAACTTATGGAAAAGCTAGCATAACATTATAACTTGTGGCATGTATTACAAACTCATGAAAGAATGAATCTATTCATCAAAGTTAACTATACACTATAGTAGTCATACATTATATAAAAGTAGAACTCTCAACTAATTTACAACAATACTCTAACAGAGTCTAACAGACCCTAACTAATACAATTAGTCTAACATTCCCCTTCCAGTATCTGGCACAAACTGGTGGTAGCAACAACATTCATTTGATCCCGACATCAAGAAAAAGCTCTAAATGTCAATGGTTTGGTCAACATATTAGCCACCGGATCACACCCAGGAACAAAATTCACGCAAAGCTTATCACTCAGAACCCTTTTCACGAACAAAATGAATGTCCAACTCCACATGTTTCACTCTAGCATGCAGCTTAGGATTAGcagctaatgtaacaccccttacccgtacccgagaccaggaCAAAGTGTGAGGtgttaccagacacatactcgGACATTTCAGAAAgacgagttataaaatttcatttccaaATTCAAACTAATTGAACAAAATCATGTTGTCCCTATTataggcctacggggcccaaaccGTGCATGATTAGCGGTCAGAGACTAAACCGGGATCTAtaaaaaattttagtaaaatgccTAGGGTTATGCCTTATACGCCcatgtggaggcaaagcacacgtccgtgtgcttggggacacgcccatgcccctcacccatgttgaattatttaatttattttccattttgaacttacaggggttttcacacggccaagcacacacctgtgtccttggcccgtgtccctcacatggcctagacatggccgtgtccaaaaacctggacattctgtttatgacatcatcactcatttgggggcacacggccaaggcacatgtccatgtgctaggtcgtgtcctccacacggttgagacacaaggtcgtgtctctgcccgtgtatttactaccatgcaaactgacctataattccaagtgcaggggacacacgaccataccacacgcccatgaggctagccgtgtgtcacacacggcctagacacatgcccgtatgcctacccatgtggaccattttgaaggctattttctaagcctttggtcacccttaaCCAACCATAAATACCACAATGGTTTTCGGACATTTATCAAGGTATAGTAGTACCCTTAAACTTTCTTGGCCAAGGTTATACACGTTACTATATGTCTTATTTTAATCTATGATCATAATACCCTCTTTGTCTTAGGATTACTCTGTCAATTAAtcacattttataactcatgACCTTTATGACCTAAACCATTCCCAATTGTTCTGGCCATCATTCTCATGTTCATTCATGGTGTAACACATTTGGCATTCACATGAAGCATTCAcacataaccatgcacatttagtaGGTttataacctacatcaaaatgagccataccTCATGGCCATATACTGAATAATGTAagcatatcattcaagcccttacattggctagctaaatgacacatataacaaaataaccaaaaatcctatacatgccattataacaaaataaaagtttctatataccaaaataagacaagttgatagtgttgacaaagcTTCGACCGTCTTCCAACCTTCATAAGTCTTCGAGCTCTGaaaaacaagggaaaagaaagagggtaagcatttacatgcttagtaagtctggatgactagaaagtaaacttaccggttaatgaGCATATAACCATATTAGGAAATAATTCCAAaaagtatgaaatagtttccctatcacatgaactcaatcatcaagtttgtctcatatcaatacatcatgtcattagtcttagatgagctcatcaattcagtATTTCCATTCTCTATTTCTCATGTTTATCCCGatgaatttctcagaaatctcaatggatagcccaattatcgtcaagtcatacaagtgatcatttcaagtacgcactcccgcgaaccttacatcttacgacgggattactagtccaggctaaatcccccgtagaattaactcatagagtattgtcgggattaccaatcctgGCTAAATCCCTTTCAACGACAATTTCTCTCgtaagcttggatctgaattgccagtccaggctaaattcagtcctcaatcggattacccatttgggctaaatccttattgcacccatattcttcaagaggctcgatcactcaaggaacacctgtccgggctagatcctttctatattgagatgagcgaattacccgtccgggctaaatccttctcTACAACACGTGCAGGATCTCAAGTTTTGTAAGGCATAATTTAACCATtagatttccctttttatttcaaccgggacatttatcatcttttcatttacactagcacGTCTTATGGattatcatgaaataaatatctaattatcatacattcaagaacatgtatttttaagtatattaagagtttacttcgggctatatgaacttacctggtagttGTTTCGGATTTGTGTCTTGGTTATTCTAAAACCTCTCGTTTTCTACGGTCGACCTCttgaattggttcctcggggtttatatcaataaaattagactactaatacatcatatttttcattttaggattaaaattCACCCacgggcaaaatgactattttgcccctaacctttcacaatatttacaatttagtcctaaggcccgtataatgaaatgcatgtaattccttggctacccaagcctagccgaatgttattcacacttatagcagcccatgtttttccttcattctatatttttctacccattcccacaacttttacaatttagtcctttaagccatttccatgaaaaaccacttagtaaaagttgtttaccatccttcaaactctcatattccttcataaattaTCAAAACACAAACTCCTCATACATGGGAAATTTTCTAAACATGAATCCTAAtttgagatatgggtagaaatagaaagagcatgttacgagatctcaaaaatacgaataacattaaaaacggggctaggatagacttactatcaagcttgaaatgttggaaaaccctagctattgaGACCCTTATAATTTCAaaagcatggagaagaaaatgtgttgattttagcttgatttttccctttttatttagtttattaccaaatgaccaaaatgcccttccttactaaacttccaactTTTTccattgatcgcgtgattcgtaacaagtaataaatatttataatgaagatcaaacctagactaactattatcacgatgaaaaggcaagcgcacctatcaaacaatagtatagtaatggcaagaccgggatatcgtacccaagagaaccaaaagtactagtaataactatctttttattatctagcctaagaataaaagggttttttttaattaactaattatttaaactaagaatgcacagagaaaataattggggaatttcttttgggaaaaccgattgacttgagacaatacctaaggaaaaatccacctagactatacttgttattctggctccgaatcggacgatttattcatttaacttgttccgtagagatccctaagttatgttattatccctattcaagactaataacgtctaatccctagattgaataatcgagacttttctctaattaacactctagggttgcattaactcgatctatggatccccttattaggtttcaccctaatccggcaaaattttgtcaccctatttctaggcgcgcaatcaactccgcttaaatatggcaaatgtactcttagacagggtctatttctcctctgaataagagcgtgtcttgaatcagtatcatgGGATttcaaagcaagaattaagaacacataattaagaacaagttaaatatttatcatacgattcaaaaaataataacaagattcgttttaggtttcattccccttaggtatttaggggatttagttcataactaaataagaaaacgtctcagaagaataaagaatacaaaacataaagaaaacccaaaactcctgaaggggaattgaggagagatcttcagtcttgatgatgaatccggcttctgggatggatcaatcggctttcttggggtaattccttacccctcttctctgtctccctttttttcctcttctagtgcatatttataggctttggaatgcctagaaaccctctaaagtggccttttcccaattggacttaacttgggctcagtagggacacgaccgtgtgacacgtccgtgtgacgtgattgaaaggccgtgttcgatccattaaattgcacacgaccgtatgggtcaatggccaggtcgtgtgaatcgtgaaagccttggtcggcaccctcgaaagacacgggcttgtgagctgcccgtgtggcaaggcttcgGCCGtatcatcttctcgatttggtttgttttgtccctttttagctcgtttttggctccttttgacacttggtgctctcttgagtacaaaacatgaaatcaaagaattaggagtatcgaattcaccaattctattgagaaatcatctataaaatgcattaaacatggggtaaaaatatgtataatttacggtttatcatctatgcatgcccatttttgtccaaaaacttagaaattgggtaaattactatttaaagacctctaattaatattccaaagcaattttatacaaatttcttctagaacccaagttttgcaatttattcaaattggtccctaaGTTCCAGTTGAACACCttgcacatagaatttcttcatgaaactttaacagatgcttattttcatatcctaaacct contains these protein-coding regions:
- the LOC108459927 gene encoding protein BIC1-like — translated: MKNTTPQQPPEQPNKTQQPDHDGTNSEMETCHVKCRVSSPAPEVGADHEVKEEEAMRADESEEDNGREKLKRHRIEVAGNVWIPDIWGQEQLLKDWIDCSAFNDSLVPHGIMSARAALVEDGRRTNSGGFRIENRC